A genomic stretch from Telopea speciosissima isolate NSW1024214 ecotype Mountain lineage chromosome 7, Tspe_v1, whole genome shotgun sequence includes:
- the LOC122667583 gene encoding monoacylglycerol lipase, protein MEAVRMEELTSGASGRIIPVFNSLKRAFIFIQSTLVWFLLLLPRNLLWVYSSPSLSSPERIAVFKRRDEEDALRRRVLAEGLEMISGTDEGNVCRWSTSIFFGVRKNALFCRSWIPISGEMKGIIIIIHGLNEHSGRYAHFARQLTSCSFGVYAMDWVGHGGSDGLHGYVPSLDHVVADAGAFLEKVKLENPEIPCFLFGHSTGGAVVLKAASYPRIKCMLEGIVLTSPALRVKPAHPIVGAVAPLFSLVAPRFQFKGANRRGIPVSRDPAAMVAKYTDPLVYTGPIRVRTGHEILRISSYLLRNMKSVTVPFLVLHGTADRVTDPLASQELYNVAASEFKDIILYEGFLHDLLFEPEREGIAGDIINWMEKRLHSR, encoded by the exons ATGGAAGCGGTGCGGATGGAGGAACTGACCTCAGGTGCTAGTGGTCGTATAATTCCAGTTTTCAATTCTCTGAAGCGTGCCTTCATCTTCATTCAATCTACATtagtttggtttcttcttctgttgcCTCGGAACCTCTTGTGGGTCTACTCGTCACCCTCCCTTTCCTCTCCCGAGCGGATTGCGGTTTTCAAGaggagagatgaagaagatgcatTGAGACGGAGAGTTTTGGCTGAGGGTCTGGAGATGATCTCCGGAACAGATGAGGGGAATGTTTGCCGCTGGAGTACGTCAATATTTTTCGGAGTCAGGAAGAACGCTTTGTTCTGTCGTTCTTGGATTCCCATCTCTGGAGAAATGAA GGGCATCATAATCATTATTCATGGACTTAATGAACACAG TGGAAGATATGCTCATTTTGCTAGGCAACTAACCTCATGCAGTTTTGGGGTTTATGCAATGGACTGGGTAG GTCACGGCGGGAGTGATGGATTGCATGGATATGTACCTTCACTTGATCATGTTGTTGCAGATGCT GGAGCTTTCTTGGAGAAAGTTAAACTGGAGAATCCAGAAATTCCATGCTTTCTCTTTGGTCATTCTACGGGTGGTGCTGTGGTGTTGAAG GCTGCTTCTTATCCTCGCATCAAATGCATGCTGGAGGGAATAGTACTAACGTCACCGGCTTTGCGTGTTAAACCAGCACACCCAATCGTTGGG GCTGTGGCACCTCTATTCTCTCTTGTTGCTCCCAGATTCCAATTCAAAGGTGCGAATAGGAGGGGAATTCCAGTGTCTAGGGATCCTGCTGCTATGGTGGCCAAGTACACAGACCCACTGGTATATACTGGACCCATAAGGGTCCGAACGGGTCATGAGATTCTCCGCATATCCTCGTACTTGCTGCGAAACATGAAGTCTGTCACTGTCCCATTCCTGGTACTCCATGGGACTGCTGACAGGGTCACTGATCCTCTCGCCTCGCAGGAACTCTACAATGTAGCAGCCTCAGAGTTCAAAGACATAATACTCTATGAAGGCTTCTTGCATGACCTACTTTTTGAACCTGAGCGCGAAGGGATAGCAGGTGACATAATCAACTGGATGGAGAAGCGATTACATTCCCGGTGA
- the LOC122667586 gene encoding lachrymatory-factor synthase-like encodes MAMATEESSQSEQSKWEGKLCAEIKGATADQVWPLLEDFFNLHKWFPGIDTCKALEGVSGQSGCIRYCAKTISTTSAPASESEEKKMETTMWAKERLVAIDPVERWLSYEVTENNIGMKSYMATMKVLQLSKSAKEEGCQIEWSFVADPVESLTFEGFLSNFESILQGMAQRMEEALCPTPTSL; translated from the coding sequence ATGGCGATGGCAACAGAGGAATCATCGCAATCAGAACAGTCGAAGTGGGAAGGCAAGCTTTGCGCAGAGATAAAAGGTGCAACCGCAGACCAAGTTTGGCCTCTGTTAGAGGACTTCTTCAACCTCCACAAGTGGTTCCCTGGCATCGACACTTGTAAGGCGTTGGAGGGTGTCTCTGGGCAGTCGGGCTGCATCCGCTACTGCGCCAAAACAATATCAACAACATCAGCCCCTGCGTCGGAGtcggaagagaagaagatggagacgaCGATGTGGGCGAAGGAGAGACTCGTAGCCATCGACCCTGTAGAACGTTGGTTGAGTTACGAGGTCACTGAAAAcaatattgggatgaagtctTACATGGCCACCATGAAGGTTCTTCAACTCTCGAAGTCggccaaagaagaaggttgtcaGATCGAGTGGTCATTCGTTGCTGATCCTGTTGAAAGCTTGACTTTTGAGGGGTTCCTCTCCAATTTCGAATCCATCCTCCAAGGCATGgcccagagaatggaagaaGCTCTCTGCCCTACTCCAACCTCTCTCTGA
- the LOC122668722 gene encoding dentin sialophosphoprotein-like — protein sequence MFYQSSGRNQRPKGFKVKQTFQVILLLAVSLWLLYQLTHTHNKPKEYGGEQKKVSSEHGSMVLGRKGDAGSSEGVDTDSGEVNPVGEGERKEDGGGGDDELDRNLEEKVQEESFVNGHEDLQEKITNDEKVNVKELGTQDRESLRSEDNNLATQVRDGDEAVSSDNGKEPLNKGHEDSKEGFINNVEQEDREKLERQNEESKNGEKGNPDTEVIDRDEAVGSDKGAEEQLNKGHEDSKESFTGHVEQEDREKLERQNEEPENSEKENPDTAVIERAEAVGSAKNNDEGKDFKGNAEDIALQHSEIENITVPGQSEMGDGLQGFHDENGIPQDGHDLLNTHGNGTTSDEQAKATNRDHETISSLENQTQLEEITIKTADESSNSSQADEQTDRGMSTDNLVTKQGEVKSQESSTFAEVETVSNKTLEGSKTESNVNVKNSSQSGDNSDVSSIKGSSESTQDASISSESPSFSQPENEVATIIKTLPQAENAADRKE from the coding sequence AGGTTAAGCAGACATTTCAGGTCATTTTACTTTTAGCAGTTTCTCTCTGGTTACTCTACCAgttaacacacacacacaataaaCCGAAGGAATATGGTGGTGAGCAGAAGAAGGTCAGCAGTGAGCATGGAAGCATGGTTTTGGGACGTAAAGGGGATGCAGGATCTAGTGAAGGGGTTGACACAGACTCTGGTGAAGTGAATCCTGTAGGAGAAggtgaaagaaaagaagatggagGTGGTGGAGATGATGAGTTAGATAGGAATCTTGAAGAGAAGGTCCAAGAAGAGTCCTTCGTCAATGGGCATGAAGATTTGCAAGAGAAAATTACCAACGATGAGAAAGTCAATGTGAAGGAACTAGGAACTCAAGATAGGGAATCGCTTAGAAGTGAGGATAATAATCTAGCTACTCAGGTAAGAGATGGGGATGAAGCAGTGAGTTCAGATAATGGGAAAGAACCCCTGAACAAGGGACATGAAGATTCAAAGGAAGGTTTCATAAACAATGTAGAACAAGAGGACAGAGAAAAGCTAGAACGGCAAAATGAGGAATCAAAGAACGGTGAGAAAGGTAATCCTGATACTGAAGTAATAGACAGAGATGAAGCTGTGGGTTCAGATAAGGGGGCAGAAGAACAACTGAACAAGGGGCATGAAGATTCAAAAGAAAGCTTCACAGGCCATGTAGAGCAAGAGGACAGAGAAAAGCtagaaagacaaaatgaggaaCCAGAGAACAGTGAGAAAGAAAATCCTGATACTGCGGTAATAGAAAGAGCTGAAGCAGTGGGTTCAGCTAAGAATAATGATGAAGGTAAGGACTTTAAAGGAAATGCAGAGGATATTGCTCTGCAACATAGTGAAATTGAGAACATTACTGTTCCTGGTCAAAGCGAGATGGGAGATGGGCTCCAAGGCTTTCATGATGAAAATGGGATTCCACAAGATGGCCATGATCTTCTAAACACCCATGGTAATGGAACTACAAGTGATGAACAGGCAAAGGCTACAAATCGGGATCATGAAACCATTTCAAGTTTGGAGAATCAGACCCAACTTGAGGAAATCACAATCAAGACAGCTGATGAATCTTCCAATTCATCTCAAGCTGATGAGCAGACTGACAGAGGGATGTCAACTGACAACTTGGTTACCAAACAAGGCGAAGTTAAATCTCAAGAAAGCAGCACTTTTGCTGAGGTGGAAACTGTAAGTAACAAGACACTTGAAGGTAGCAAAACCGAGTCTAATGTTAATGTCAAAAACAGTTCTCAATCTGGTGATAACTCTGATGTATCAAGCATCAAGGGGTCATCAGAAAGCACTCAGGATGCTAGCATTAGTTCAGAAAGTCCTAGTTTTTCTCAACCAGAAAATGAAGTAGCTACAATTATAAAGACTCTTCCACAAGCTGAAAATGCAGCGGACAGAAAGGAATAA
- the LOC122667587 gene encoding lachrymatory-factor synthase-like — protein MGDEEQSQEAKPKWEGKVSAGLKGPTAEQVWPLLEDFFNLHKVFPSLTICYGIEGVSGQPGCIRYCAGFSIPSTGHNGNSAVTHSWSKEKLVAIDPSKRTMSYEMVDSNIGFNSYVSTIRVLPGNEENGSTKIEWSFVLDPVEGWKLEDLISKYELGLQRMAKKVEETLA, from the coding sequence ATGGGAGATGAAGAGCAGTCGCAGGAAGCAAAGCCAAAGTGGGAAGGCAAGGTAAGTGCAGGGTTAAAGGGGCCAACAGCAGAACAAGTATGGCCACTCTTAGAGGACTTCTTTAACCTCCACAAAGTCTTCCCAAGCCTCACCATTTGCTACGGAATCGAAGGCGTCTCTGGACAACCAGGCTGCATTCGTTACTGTGCGGGCTTTTCTATCCCATCCACTGGCCACAACGGCAACAGTGCTGTCACTCACAGTTGGTCCAAGGAGAAGTTAGTGGCCATCGATCCATCAAAACGGACAATGAGCTACGAGATGGTCGACAGCAACATCGGGTTCAACTCGTACGTGTCGACGATCAGAGTCTTGCCTGGGAATGAAGAAAATGGTTCTACAAAAATCGAGTGGTCGTTCGTTCTTGATCCAGTGGAAGGATGGAAACTGGAAGATCTGATTTCGAAATACGAGTTGGGTCTTCAGAGGATGGCTAAGAAGGTTGAGGAAACTCTTGCATAA